From one Lolium rigidum isolate FL_2022 chromosome 4, APGP_CSIRO_Lrig_0.1, whole genome shotgun sequence genomic stretch:
- the LOC124705673 gene encoding uncharacterized protein LOC124705673 produces MADGEELDVYAGKIGCMAAKFASLGGTLSDAQMVKKLLDTVPEQLFAAVAGIEQFCDVETICFDDVLGRLKAFQERTERRKAAVGGERHGDQLLLPAAQWEQRRRTRGGGYDDSGGDNNGRRGKCHNCGIRGHFARDCRKPKKKQEEENQEEALLCNVDDHPCLL; encoded by the coding sequence ATGGCGGACGGCGAGGAGCTGGACGTCTACGCCGGCAAGATCGGCTGCATGGCCGCCAAGTTTGCAAGCCTCGGCGGGACGCTGAGCGACGCCCAGATGGTGAAGAAGCTGCTCGACACCGTCCCGGAACAGCTGTTCGCCGCGGTGGCCGGCATCGAGCAGTTCTGCGACGTCGAGACCATCTGCTTCGATGACGTGCTCGGGCGTCTCAAGGCGTTCCAGGAGCGGACGGAGCGGCGCAAGGCTGCTGTTGGCGGAGAGCGTCATGGGGACCAGctgctactcccggcggcgcaatGGGAGCAGAGGCGTCGTACACGTGGCGGCGGCTACGACGACAGCGGCGGCGACAACAACGGCAGGCGCGGCAAGTGCCACAACTGCGGCATCCGTGGGCACTTCGCTCGCGACTGCAGGAAGCCGAAGAagaagcaggaggaggagaaccaggaggaggcgctgctctgcAACGTCGACGATCACCCATGTCTGCTCTAG
- the LOC124706139 gene encoding uncharacterized protein LOC124706139 — MCDVKEDVSKVSRSRRHGSQDPEDDGSILMTGVKLGKQLDGIVDQWKVLADFWTEKILYVAPSDNVKAHMEGLANGGELLTHVWALLTHAGIHKINREEDRNSTMPSQPSQGSV; from the exons ATGTGTGATGTAAAAGAAGATGTATCCAAAGTTTCAAGATCCCGACGACATGGTTCACAAGATCCAGAGGATGACGGGAGCATCCTCATGACAG GCGTGAAGCTTGGAAAGCAGCTCGATGGCATTGTTGATCAGTGGAAGGTTCTGGCAGATTTCTGGACAGAGAAGATTCTGTACGTCGCGCCATCGGATAACGTTAAGGCACACATGGAAGGTCTCGCCAACGGAGGGGAGCTTCTGACGCATGTCTGGGCCCTCCTTACTCATGCTGGCATCCACAAGATTAACAGGGAGGAAGATAGGAACAGTACCATGCCAAGCCAACCATCTCAAGGAAGTGTCTAA